Genomic segment of Arachis hypogaea cultivar Tifrunner chromosome 16, arahy.Tifrunner.gnm2.J5K5, whole genome shotgun sequence:
GTTATaacattttatatattaattctaGAAAATGCACATGGCACGGTCATTTGAGAAGCATTAGCAGTAAGTTGTCACTAAGAGTTTAACACCATTAGAAGCTATACAATGATTTTTGAGTAAGTACAGTAAGATGCAAATACACTTCCAACACCCTTAAGCATTAGTATCTTGGCTTTGGAATACCCAAATAGTGTTCATCCGATGGAGGTTGCGCATCTAAAGTGTAACTGGTACTTGCTTCATCCACCCTGTCTTCCCTAGAGAAGCCAGCTTTTGCAAGCTCCCTTAACATCTTCAGCTCATCATTGATTCCAGCTTTGTGTCCTGTTAGCCATATACCTTCCACTTCTATGTGAGCATTTGTGGCTGCTTTTGAGTTTCTGGGATCTCGTCTTTCAATCACACTGGGGCTAGGTGTATGAAGACTTTGCACAGGAACTACAGTAGCAGTCATGGCACTGACTGGATCCATATAGCctgctctttttcttcttccaagtTCTGTTCCTGAGCTCGCAGGATTAACTGAAAGCTGCTCTGTTTCTGTTTGGGAGAATGTCGATACAACACTCGGCCAATGCTTCTTCGGGAGGAAAGGCAGAATTAGTCCCTTGGCTGCAAGCTTTAATCCATGCCTTAAAGAGTTAGTCTGAGGTTTTGAGAGTCTTAATAAGGTATTTACCATAGCGTACCATTGATTGATAAGCTGTGCAATGAAGGTTAGTAACAGAAGAACTATCATAATTAGTTCCGAAGTTCTGGCTTCAGTTGATTTTGAACCACTTTGAATGACAAATATACCAAACACACCTGCTTCACACAAGAGAGAAACACTTTCCACAACATGGACACTCCTGCTGATGTATGGCTTTAtggtaaataagtaaataaactgTACTAATGTAATTACCAGAGCAAAAAGGCTTTTACTTGTTTTTTCTGGTGGATAAGCTACAGATATCATTCCCAAACCAACTCTTCTTAATAAGTCAAGGATGATATAGTATTGTTGCATGCATCCTAGTACCCTTCTGAAAATGGAATTTTTGTTTTCCTCATTGCTATCTTCTGAGTTGACCCCCTTAATTCTTTCATTCCCGCTTTGGCCGCTTTCGGTCCACTTGGTCATGGTATTTAGTTCATGCTGATTGCCTAGGACTAACACTGGAGAACCCTTGCAATTATCAAAGAGAATTCCAAAGCCTGAGAGGAAAGAAGATGGTAATCCATCCCTGTAAAACCACTTTCCCGTGGTTGGCTTCCCGACAAAAAGGAACCATAACTTCTTGTACCACACTTCTTGATTAGGTACTTGGTTGAATTCTTCGTACCGGGCAAATTTTCCTGAGTtgattacaataataataaatagggaTGCTGATAAGATGAATGCTGCAGGGATTGCCAGCAACAACACCCCTGTTATAATTCCCCTTGTTGAACCACCTGCATAAAATTGTAGTTTTAGCTTTTCAAACTTTGCACTTGCATTCATCTTAAATATCCAATTTGTTAGGTTTCAGGTGGATGAAATTAGTCATTGCAGAAGCAGTCTTACCTTTTATTAGGAAAGCAGATGACTGAGAAAGACAAGGTAGCAAGAGAATCAAAATAAATAGCTCAAATCTAGGAACTGAAAAACTGCCCCGAGGTGGCTTCCCTGTCCTCCGCCGgaggaataaaattatgaaaacatGAGCTAAAATTAAACAGCCTCCTCCTATGCCAAGCCAGAATAAGTTCATCTCCATGTCCTGCCACCTGTCAATAGGAAGAATCTCTTAAATGTTCTTAATTATGAAAAATATGAAACTatgtttatttttcaaaatcccccccccccccttttctttttctcacagTTTTACTAGAGAAAATAATAGTGTTTCCTGTTTAAGTGGCTGAGTGTGTATAGCTACCCTTTGTAATTCTCCATTCCTTTGGCGACCATGCTAGCAGACATTGGTTCTCCCCTCTACAAGGAAAAAGATTAGCTGATACAAATGTCTATGAATGTAGAGCTTTCAAAAACATGACGTCAAACTCACCAAGAAATAACTGAAATATTCAATGGAACTGAGAGGTAGACCATAAACTATATTTGCCCTACTTATGTTATGCTGGTGATTATGAAGCCAACCCGATATGGTGGTAATTTTAGTTGGAAGATGATGATCTCTGTTGTGAGAATTATGTTCTGACAGGTCATTAGTTCTCCCTGCAAGGTTCTCTTTTTCTGATATTGAAGACGAAGTGTCGGAATCTGTCCAAGGAAGCTTGTGATGAGGTATGAGCCACCGTAGGCCTCTTGTTGTCTCCAAGTATTTGACAGGTTGATCAGCTGAAAACCAACTTGTAAGCGCAAAGACTTGAAGGTGTCCAACCATTCCCTGGGAAGAAAATGTTTTCTAAGGTAACTTTGAAGAGAGAGAAATGATACATATAAGTTGTTGTGACTTGTGAGAAATGAAAAATgtttgtatttaaattataatttgataTTGTTATCAATTTCTTACTTACATTTAGATTCATTGATGGATTG
This window contains:
- the LOC112757609 gene encoding uncharacterized protein; this translates as MATLKFLPVWASVSVTFMVVVVAAMFISAESTIYVYFSRVPPPRSRSSNAVFQFLVETLDGYNACKRYNCSFQCELDGKAYPCHGHGIVLKNLTQNQEHYFLLNVTTNKGERNSSVYSWFIDTIPPTAAITSEETYTSGKRVAIDITFSELCTGLGGFKCQNSTNCDVLVAGPAQVVASSFQIIKPGFKYSLDLILSSKIVYGHAVISMVENTCADQAGNKFMRTNGSTLIIHFDRRPVMVDFWTSVPSYELKINSIPRTVIATCKPEDMIIFLDFSIPIRNSTEQILSALHVNSSILTPFHDRSNEARRFSFMLNNISRTEIITIELQATSILGRTGIPVSPVAPITFLFDSMRPSVILRTSSLGRPRDFDINIIAEFTKPVFGFDASMIEVLGGRLTRLQDLSRALYSLTVHAESENEVSVTIPAGKVTDISGNENLASNQLVFKHYSAPAICIALYSFVSAGTIATSLIAAMVLLSSANLEAISILALGGANCPTSNPSMNLNGMVGHLQVFALTSWFSADQPVKYLETTRGLRWLIPHHKLPWTDSDTSSSISEKENLAGRTNDLSEHNSHNRDHHLPTKITTISGWLHNHQHNISRANIVYGLPLSSIEYFSYFLRGEPMSASMVAKGMENYKGWQDMEMNLFWLGIGGGCLILAHVFIILFLRRRTGKPPRGSFSVPRFELFILILLLPCLSQSSAFLIKGGSTRGIITGVLLLAIPAAFILSASLFIIIVINSGKFARYEEFNQVPNQEVWYKKLWFLFVGKPTTGKWFYRDGLPSSFLSGFGILFDNCKGSPVLVLGNQHELNTMTKWTESGQSGNERIKGVNSEDSNEENKNSIFRRVLGCMQQYYIILDLLRRVGLGMISVAYPPEKTSKSLFALVITLVQFIYLFTIKPYISRSVHVVESVSLLCEAGVFGIFVIQSGSKSTEARTSELIMIVLLLLTFIAQLINQWYAMVNTLLRLSKPQTNSLRHGLKLAAKGLILPFLPKKHWPSVVSTFSQTETEQLSVNPASSGTELGRRKRAGYMDPVSAMTATVVPVQSLHTPSPSVIERRDPRNSKAATNAHIEVEGIWLTGHKAGINDELKMLRELAKAGFSREDRVDEASTSYTLDAQPPSDEHYLGIPKPRY